The sequence TTCGCGTAATATGCCCCGACCTGAATGGCCGAGGACAGTTCAGGCTCAAGTTTGAGGATCTCCTCGAGTGAGAGCGTTTCGATGGCGATGCCGATCGAGGCTTGTTGCCGAGATTTTTCGAGGAGCCGCTGCCCGTCTTCATCGCCAAAGGCGACGTCCACCGTGCCGGTCTGGTCCAACTCAATATCGATGCCCGTCTCATCCAACAGTTCATCGGCCAGCGCCGGATACATGCCGCGTGATTTCGTTCCCAGCAGATAAGCATCATCTTTAACGGCCGCATGCACGTCCGTTGTGAGCATTCCCCCGGCCGCCCACGATGCCTCGCGTCCGCACCGGCCTCTCTCAATGACGGTTATCTTGTCGGTCCCGCGACGCCGCAGTTCGCGGGCGATACTCAGCCCGATAACGCCGCCGCCGATGATCAGAACATCTGCCATAGGTATAAGTATAGGACATCTCAGCGCAACCGGACCGGTTTGAAAAGTAGCTATTAGCTTTTAGCTATGAGCTATTGGCTACTCTTCATATTTCGATGCTGCCCGCGTAAGATAGAAAACAGTTATGAAGCACAAGATCACATTGATCCCCGGCGACGGCATCGGGCCTGAGATCGTGGCCGCAACCGTCCGCGTCATCGAGGCGACGGGTGTCGAGATCGATTGGGAAACACATATTCTGGGCGCACAGGCGCAGGAGAAATATGGGACCACGCTGCCGGAAAAGACGATAGATTCGATCCGGCAAAATAGGGTCGCTCTCAAAGGCCCGCAGATGACGCCGATCGGCAAGGGCTTTACCTCGGTAAACGTCGGCTTGCGAAAAGCGCTCGATCTTTATTCGAACGTGCGGCCGGTCAAAGCCCTGCCGAATGTCGAATGCCGATATCCCGAGCTCGATCTCGTTATTGTCCGCGAGAATACCGAGGACCTCTACGCCGGCCTTGAGCACGTTGTCGTGCCGGGCGTTGTCGAATCGCTCAAGATCATTACGGAGAAAGCCTCGACACGCATCGCGCGATACGCCTTTGAATACGCTCGTGACAACGGTCGCAAGAAGGTGACGGCCGTTCACAAGGCGAATATCATGAAGCTGTCGGATGGCCTTTTCCTCGAATGTTTCTACAACGTCGCGAAAGAATTTACAAACATCGAGGCCGACGACAAGATCATCGACAATTGCTGCATGCAGCTGGTGATGCGGCCGGAACAGTTTGACGTGTTGGTGCTCGAAAATCTCTACGGCGACATCGTCAGTGATCTGTGCGCGGGCCTGATCGGCGGCCTCGGCCTGGCTCCGGGTGCGAATATCGGTGAACAGGGAGCAGTATTCGAGGCGGTCCACGGCTCGGCACCGGACATTGCGGGCCAGGGAATTGCGAATCCGACCGCGCTGATGCTTTCGGCGGTTCAGATGCTGAATCATATCGGCGAACGCGATGCCGCAAGGCGCATGCAAGAAGCGATCCTCGCAGTTTTTGCTGAGGGTCGGGCGATCACGCGCGACCTTGGCGGGACGGCAAAGACAAATGAGTTTGCCCGGGCGATCGAGGAAAAGATCAAGGCCGGGGCATCGGCCGCCGCGTAAAGTTTGTCTGCAACGGATTCGGCCTGGTTTCGTTCTAATGGTGCGGCGGCGGCTCGAGCCGCAGCCTGCTGAGGTTACTATGAAAACTGCTGTGTTTGCGATATTTGTAGGGTTGCTGATTACGATGAACAGCTATTCGCAGGACATCGAACCGTTCAAGATCGAGACCGTCACGCTCAAGACGGGCCAGCAAAAGACTGCCAAGATGAGCGGGCTCAAGATCAAGTTTCTCGGCGTCACGGAAGATTCGCGCTGCCCGACGGATGTGCAATGCATCTGGGCAGGGAATGCGGTAATGAAGTTTCGCATCACCGGTGAAAACGGGACCAAGGATTACGAATTTAACTCGACTATCGGTCGACGCGGCGACCAGGTTGGCGTCTGGGCCGTCTCGGTCGATACGCTCGACCCGGCCCCACATTCTAAGAAGACGATCGCCGCAAACGCCTACTGCGTAAAGCTGCAGATCGTCCGCCTGACCCGCTAGGCTTTCGTCGGCGACGAGAGATACATCATTATCAGCAAGAGGATGAAGTAAGGGACCAGCACGGCCGCGCCCGGGTAGTCCTTTGCTATGCGCTGTCCAAAAAACAGCCCCGTCAGGCTCGCCGCACCGAGGATCGATGCGTAGAAGATCAGCGTGGTCTGTCCGGTAACGAGCAGATAGATCAGTCCTGCAGCCGCCAGCAGCCCGGTCGCGATCTCCATCACGGTGATCGTCAACAGCATCATCGGCACCATTTTGGCGAGAGGCGTCTTTGAAAAGTGCCCCGTGAGCCAGCCGAGATTGCCCTTCCAGTCAAACACCTTGTCGAGGCCGGATTGGATGAATAGGATCGCGACGAATACCGCGCAGAAGAGAAGCGGCAAATTCTTTAGTATCACGTTGATGTCCATATCTACGTACCTGACCGCCCGCTTACGCAGGCGGTTCTGACTAGCGGCGCTTTTGCATTATCGACTCGATCTCGTCGGCGTCTTTCGTGACCTTTGCGGTGAGATTCAGATTTCCGTCTTTGGTGACTAAAACATCGTCCTCGATACGGATGCCGATGCCGCGGTATTTGGCGGGGGCTGTTTTATCGTCGGGCGGGATGTAGAGGCCGGGCTCGACGGTCAGGACCATGCCGGGGGCGAAGGGTTTTGACTGTTTAGCCTGCTGATCGACGAAATAGCGGCCCGCGTCGTGTACGTCGAGGCCGAGATAGTGGCCGACGCCGTGCATGTAGTATTTCATGTAGGCCTTTTTCTTGATGAGTTCTTTAGTCGAACCTTTGAGCAGGCCGAGCTTTTTCATGCCTTCGGTCAGGAGTTCGATCGAGAATTCCTGGCGGCCTTTTACGGTGTTGCCGGTCTTTGTGTATTCAATGCACTGAAGCTGGACGTCGAGCACGATGTCGTAAACTTCGCGTTGGGCCTTGGAATATTTGCCGTTCACCGGGAATGTCCGCGTAATATCCGAGGCATAGCCCTGATATTCGGCACCGGCGTCGATCAGGATGAGGTCGCCGTCTTTTAGCGGCATGTTGTTCTCGACGTAGTGCAGGATCGTCGCGTTGTCGCCGCCGCCGATGATCGAATTGTATGCGACGCCGCTCGCGCCCTTGTCGCGCATGTAGGCCTCCATCAACGATTCGACCTGACCCTCGTTCATGCCCGGCTTGACCTTTTTCATCGCGAGCACGTGGGCCTCGGCGGCGATATTCGCGGCCTTTTGCATGTATTCGATCTCTTTGGCCGATTTGTGAAGCCGCATCTCGCCGATGATCGGTGTCGGGTCAATGATTGTGTGCGGCGGATATGCCGTCTTTAGGCGGCGAACTCGCTGTTCGGTCAGGTAGTCGAGGATCTGCCGGTCGAGGGAGCTATCGACTGCAAAACGGTAATACAGTTTATCGCGGCCGTCGAGTATCTTGCCCAGATCGGCGGGAAACTTGTCTATCGGGAATGCTCGGTCGGCGGCGTAGTTCTTCACCGCGCCCACGACACCCTGACGGCGGCCAAACCACGTTTCCATTTCGAGATCGCGCGGGCGGACGTAGAGCGTGAACGGCTGCTTGGCACCCTTTGTAATTACCGCGATCGCGTCAGGCTCGGGAAAACCTGTCAGATACCAAAAATCCGAGTCTTGGCGGAATTTGAATTCCGTGTCGTAGCTCCTCGTCTGCTCGTGGGCGGCCGGAATGATCGCCACCGAATTGTCATCCATCTGCTCGATGAATCGCTTTAGCTGTGTTCGCATATGCAGAAAGTTTAACAAAGTTAGAACCCGCCTGCGATAGCGAGCGGTCGCGCTGCAAGCGGAGCAGGCTATCGTCGTTCTGTCTGAAAAGTGTTCAACCACCCGCTACCGCAGGTGGTACTGACAATTTGCTGTTATAATTCACGAAAAACCAGCCCCGAAAAGGAGTCGAATATGAAACGAATTACACTGATGCTCGCTGTCCTGTTCATTGCTTCGGTCGCGGCCTATGCGGACATTGCTCCGCCGAAGCCTGTAAAGACGCCGAAGCCGAAACCCGGCGTCAATACGACGCTGTTCATCAAACTTGACCGCAACGCTACGGAAGCGGTGCTTCGCATACCAAAATCGCAAGTCAAACAGCTTCGGGCCGAGCTCGAACAGATCGATGACGGTGAAGACAATACGGCCTCGGTCGAGACACCGGCCGAGAGTTCGATATCACGCACTCAGACTATCGTCAGCGGAATGTTCCTAAGCCTGGCGCTTGTGGTTGGAGGCATTTGGTTCGTTCGCTCGGGGAGGGCCTCCTCGGCAAAGGGCAAGACGCTGATCGCCCTGATGGTCGTGGCCGCAGCTGCGTCGTTTGTCTATGCAAACATCGGCCCGCCGCCTGAGGCCCGCTCTATCACGAGCTCGCTCTTTACGCGCGGCGTTCATATGTATAAGCAGGCATCGGGCAAGATCAAGGTTGAGACGACGACCGATCCGGACCGCAGCGTGATCGAGTTGATCGTGCCCGACCCAAAAACGGACAGCTCGGAGGAGTAGATGCAGCAGGTCCGCGTAGCCGAACCCGTCATCACGAGCGCACAGATCTTTTTCTTTGCGTTCGTGGCGGCGTGTGCCGTCGCGGCCCTTGCTATCGGCAGTTTTCCCCTGGCGGCGTCGATCGCGACGATCTTCCTATTCGCGGGCGTTCATAATGTGATGGAGGTCCGCTATTTTGCCGCACGAATGCCGCTGCGGTGGGGCCGTTCAAAACTCTATTACAGCGTCGGTATTGGTGGGGTGGTAGTTCTGGCCACGGCGTACCTGACGCTATATTTTGCAAGCGGCAATTGGCTATGGGGCGATGCGGGCTGGGCGATGTTTGCGGCCGTTTGGAATACCGCTTTCGTGCTGTGGCTTGGCCTCCTGTTCTATCTCAGAGGCAGGCAGCGGCCAAAGACGGACTGGGCGTGGGCGTTTCCCGCTGCCTTTCTGCTCGCATCTCTTGCCTGGCTCGTCCCGCAATACTGGAGCCTCGCTCTCGTTTACATTCACCCGTTCATCGCGATGTGGTTTCTGGAGCGCCAGATACGCCGTTCGCGGCCGGAATGGTTGAGGGCATATCACTGGTGTTTGGCATCTGTCTCCGTATTTCTCGTCCTGCTGTGGCTGGCGCTTGCCGGCCAGCCAAATCTGCCCGAGGAGACGAATCTATTTTGGCGTATCGCGCAGCACGCCGGCAGCCAGATACTACCGGGGATATCGAGCCATCTGCTCGTCGCGACGCACGTCTTTCTTGAATCGATACACTACTTCGTTTGGCTTCTGCTGATACCGCTCGCTGACCGTCGGGCGATACCGTGGAGGCTTAAGGACATTCCGCTCTATTCGGGCAAGGGCGGATTTCCGAGGCTGGTCGCCGTTGCCCTGACGGTCAGTGTGATGCTGATGTTTGTGTTGTGGACAGGCTTTGCCGTCGATTACACGACGACACGCGACATCTATTTCGGCGTTGCGATCGGCCATGTATTAGCTGAGTTCCCGTTCTTGATAAAGATGCTGTGATTGTGAGGAGGCCATGAGTATGCGATCCCTTGTCATCTGTACGTTCGCGGCTCTGATGTTCGTGAGCACGGCAAGGCCGGTAATGCCTTACGAACTCTTATTGCCCGGAGCGGAGCTTGTTACTTCCGACTGCGGCATTAGTTGGGAGGCTAAGATCGATCCTAGCGACGGCTTTGTTAAGGTGCGGGCAACAAATACATGCGATTTTTCAGTCAGATTCTTCGTCGCGGTTTATGCCAAGGACGGGACCGTGAACAGGGTGCGTAACTACTGCTACGCACCGGGCCAAACGGGTGTTGTCGTCATCGGCAATGGCGACTGGATCGATCGCGCCGCAGTAGAGAATCTCAGCAAATGTTAGCTGTCAGCGGAATCGCAGAGATCACCGGCATGGTTCGGTTCCTCGCTTTTTTTGACGAGGCGCCGTCGCCGGAGGTGATGGATCTGACCTTTTCGCATCTCTGGTATTTCCTGCCCTTCGGCTATCTCGTGACGATCCTGATCGAGACGCCGGTGCTGCTTGTCGGGTTAACGCGAAAACTCTCGCTCGGACAACGGACGCTGTGCGGCGTATGGCTGACGGCGTGTACGTATCCGATCGTGGTGCTGGTGCTTCCGACATTGTTCTATGGCCAATCGAGGGCGTTGTATCTGCTCATTGCGGAGAGCTTTGCACCGATTGCCGAATGCATCTTGTTCTGGCTGGCATTTCGCGGCAACGACACGCTCGGCACGCGCGAGTGGCTCAGGAGTCTTGCGGCTATCGTTGCAGCAAATCTCGCTTCGTTTGGCATTGGCGAAGTTATAAATCAGTATGGTTGGTGGGGGTTATTATGAATATGAAAAGACTCGGTCTGATCGCTTTCGTCATCCTGCTTACATCTCTCGGGGCCGATGCTCAGACGAAGTATCAGACGTACCGAAATGAGCGGTTCGCTTATTCGATCGAGTATCCGTCAGGCCTGTTGAAGCGGCAGGCGCCACCGGCAAATAATGACGGCCGGATCTTTAGGTCAAATGACGGAAAGATCGAGATGCTCGTCTGGGGGCAACATAACGCACTTGATCGGACCTTCGTGGGGCAATACGATGATTCGCTCCAGAAGTGCGGGGACGCTGAGGTTTACAAGGTTTTTAATGAAAGGTTCTTCGTGATCTCATGCACGCTGAATGGCCGTATCTTTTATCAAAAGACGCTTCAGCGAGGCGGAGCAGAACCGGAAATATTCTTTACCTTTACGATAGAGTATCCGCGTGATCAAAAAAAGAAGATGGATCCGGTGGTAAAGCGTATTTCCCGTTCCTTCAAATTCGATCCGGATGCCGACATCTGAGAGATCTCTCCGGATCACCGAGATCTTTCGCTCGATCCAGGGCGAATCGTCGCACGCGGGGCGGCCGTGCTCATTTGTGCGCCTTACAGGCTGCCCGATGCGGTGCGTCTGGTGTGACAGTGAGTACACCTTCACGGGCGGCGAGACGATCGACTTTGACGACATCTTCGCAAGACTAGACGAATTTGGCTGTAACCTCGTCGAGGTAACCGGCGGTGAGCCGCTTGCGCAGAAGAACGTGTTCGCATTCATCACCGAGCTCTGCGACCGCGGCTACGAGGTCCTGATCGAGACCGGCGGCTATTTTTCTATTGAAGAGGTCGACAAACGGGCCACCGTTATCCTGGATATCAAATGCCCGGCATCGGGTGAGTTCGGAAGAAACTATTGGGAAAACCTGGAATGCCTGCGGCCTGATTTCGACGAGGTAAAATTCGTCGTCGCCAGCTTAGAAGACTGGGTCTTTGCGACTGTTATTATCGATAAATACGACCTTCAAAACCGAGCGAAAGAGATATTGATCTCGCCGGTTCACGGAGCTGTCGATCTGCCTGTTTTGGCTGAGGCTATCTCAAAGGGAAAATACAACGTGAGACTCAATCTCCAGCTTCACAAATACATTTGGGGAGCCGATGCCCGTGGCGTTTAGAAAAAGATTTCCCGCAAAGCCGCAAAGGCGCCAAGGAGACAGAAGATAAATGCGTAGTGTAATTGATGAAGGATTTCACTTTGCGTTCTTTGCACCTTTGCGGCTTTGCGGGAAACTTGCCTTATGCACGAAAATGACATCGCCCGGATCATAGTTGACTGTGCATTTCAGATCCATACGAAACTCGGTCCTGGACTATTGGAATCCGTGTATGAAAAAGTGCTCGAACACGAGCTTACTAAACGTGGCCTGAGTGTCGTAACACAGCAGCCGTGGCCCGTAGTTTGGGAAAGTGTCAAGTTGGATATTGGCTTCCGTGCCGACATGATCGCGGGTGGAAAGGTCGTAGTCGAGATAAAGTCGGTCGAGGCGGTTGCTCCGGTTCACCCGAAGCAACTCAGGACGTATCTCAGGATCATGGATCTGAAGCTCGGGCTTCTAATCAACTTTAACGTGCCGCTGATAAAGGACGGTATTACACGAGTGGTCAACAACTTGTGAGTGCTTCTTTGCAGCCTTTGCGGCTTTGCGGGATAAAGAGCTTCGCCCGCAAAGCCGCAAAGAACGCAAAGAAGCAAAGAAAGCATGAACAGTATCGTTCTAGTTTCCGGCGGAATGGACTCGTGCGTTACGGCAGCGATGGCGGCGCGCGAGGCGGATGAGCTTGCGTTTCTGCATGTATCGTACGGGCAGCGGACTGAAGCACGAGAGCGGCAGGCATTCAGTGATATTGCCGATCATTACGGGGTTGCGAAACGCCTCGATGTTTCGATAGAGCATCTCGCAAAGATCGGCGGATCATCGTTGACCGATGAGAACATCGCGGTCTCTGCGGCCGATCTCGATAATAAAGAGATCCCGACGAGCTACGTGCCTTTCCGCAATGCGAATATGCTTTCGATCGCCGTGAGCTGGGCCGAGGTCATCGGCGCGAACGCAATTTACATCGGCGCTGTTGCCGAAGATTCGAGCGGCTATCCCGATTGTCGGCCGGAGTTTTACGCCAGCTTTCAAAAAGTGATCGAAACCGGCACGAAGCCCGATACGCACATCGAGATACGCACGCCGATCATTCATCTCACAAAAGCCGAGATCGTACTCAAAGGCGTCGAACTCGAAGCGCCACTCAATCTGACTTGGTCATGCTATCGTTCAAACGAACTCGCCTGCGGCACCTGCGACTCGTGTGCGTTGCGATTGCGCGGGTTTGCTAGGGCGGGAGAGATCGATCCCATTGCCTATGCCGGGTAACTGATAACTATTAACTATTAACTGAAGAAATTTGATCTTCGGTGTCGCCCGGATCCAGCTCTGCCTTTTGTCGTTCAAGTTCGGTGATACGCGATCTTAGTTCCTCGATCTGAGCATCGAGATCGGCAACCGTTGGCTCGCCGGCGCTTAGCTTGTGAAAGACCGGCGTTACGACCGTGACCGAGGCCACAAGGATCGAGAGAACGCCGATGGTGCGGGCAAAGAGGTCGTTGTTTGCATCCGGCTCGAACCAGATGAGATAGGCCAGCAGGGCCGACAGCAGCCAGACGGTGACGAACGCAGCGATGCGTGACCACGCGAAGCGCTTGTCCAGCCGCGCGAGCGAGAGCAGCGACAGGTGCGAACACGCGACCGACGCGAGCAGTATCGTGCCCGCCGATTTGATAAAGCTCTCATTTTCGTCGAGGACGTTCCAGATGATCAGGAAAGTCATGATCGCTGCTGCCAGGGCCAGCACTATTCCTGCCAATGGCAGTACTCGCCCGCGGCCCGTCTCGTAGTACGCACCGCAGGCAAGGCCCAGGATACTCGTCGCCGTGATCGTCAGCGTCGTCATCAATATCCTGACCTCAAGGTTGCCAAAATTGCCGAGCAGGATCACGCCGATACCGATGAGAGCACTGACGGCCACCGAGCCGATCAAGGTGTAAAGAAATGCCTTTCTAAGATTCATGAAGAGAAATAGCCACGAATTAGGAATAACCGGTTGGGCTAATCCTAATATACACCGAGGGCGGCCTGTATGTTTTCTCAGCGTCTCCTGCGTCTCTGCGGTTGCTTGTAGATCAAATAGGCTGTAAATTGCTTTGCAGTAACTTTCCCCGTTCGAATCAGACCAAAAACAGGAGACGCGATGAAGAATCCTTTTCTCGAGAATTTTCGCCCTTATATTCCGGACGCATCAAATCTGCGTGAGCTGACGGCATTTCCTCTCATTATCGGGACGCTGCTTGGGGTCATCTTTGGAGCATCCTCGCTGTATCTGGTGCTTAAGACGGGCCTGACGGTTTCGGCGTCGATACCGGTCGCGGTCATCGCGATCACGCTGTTTCGGCTGCTGTCAAAAGTCGGGATGCGCGATGCGACGATCCTCGAATCGAACATGATGCAAACCGCCGGTTCGGCGGGCGAATCGATCGCGTTTGGCGTCGGCGTGACGATGCCGGCGATATTGATACTGGGCTTTGATCTCGAGATCTGGCGCGTGACGCTGGTCGCGGTGCTCGGCGGGCTGCTCGGAATTCTTATGATGATCCCGCTGCGTCGCGCGCTGATCAAGGAGCAGCACGGATTCCTTAAGTATCCAGAGGGCACAGCCTGTGCGCAGGTGCTGATCGCCGGCGCGTCAAAAGAATCGCGCGACGCTGCTCATG is a genomic window of Chloracidobacterium sp. containing:
- a CDS encoding isocitrate dehydrogenase (NAD(+)), with the protein product MKHKITLIPGDGIGPEIVAATVRVIEATGVEIDWETHILGAQAQEKYGTTLPEKTIDSIRQNRVALKGPQMTPIGKGFTSVNVGLRKALDLYSNVRPVKALPNVECRYPELDLVIVRENTEDLYAGLEHVVVPGVVESLKIITEKASTRIARYAFEYARDNGRKKVTAVHKANIMKLSDGLFLECFYNVAKEFTNIEADDKIIDNCCMQLVMRPEQFDVLVLENLYGDIVSDLCAGLIGGLGLAPGANIGEQGAVFEAVHGSAPDIAGQGIANPTALMLSAVQMLNHIGERDAARRMQEAILAVFAEGRAITRDLGGTAKTNEFARAIEEKIKAGASAAA
- a CDS encoding DoxX family membrane protein; the protein is MDINVILKNLPLLFCAVFVAILFIQSGLDKVFDWKGNLGWLTGHFSKTPLAKMVPMMLLTITVMEIATGLLAAAGLIYLLVTGQTTLIFYASILGAASLTGLFFGQRIAKDYPGAAVLVPYFILLLIMMYLSSPTKA
- a CDS encoding aminopeptidase P N-terminal domain-containing protein, which gives rise to MRTQLKRFIEQMDDNSVAIIPAAHEQTRSYDTEFKFRQDSDFWYLTGFPEPDAIAVITKGAKQPFTLYVRPRDLEMETWFGRRQGVVGAVKNYAADRAFPIDKFPADLGKILDGRDKLYYRFAVDSSLDRQILDYLTEQRVRRLKTAYPPHTIIDPTPIIGEMRLHKSAKEIEYMQKAANIAAEAHVLAMKKVKPGMNEGQVESLMEAYMRDKGASGVAYNSIIGGGDNATILHYVENNMPLKDGDLILIDAGAEYQGYASDITRTFPVNGKYSKAQREVYDIVLDVQLQCIEYTKTGNTVKGRQEFSIELLTEGMKKLGLLKGSTKELIKKKAYMKYYMHGVGHYLGLDVHDAGRYFVDQQAKQSKPFAPGMVLTVEPGLYIPPDDKTAPAKYRGIGIRIEDDVLVTKDGNLNLTAKVTKDADEIESIMQKRR
- a CDS encoding radical SAM protein, with protein sequence MPTSERSLRITEIFRSIQGESSHAGRPCSFVRLTGCPMRCVWCDSEYTFTGGETIDFDDIFARLDEFGCNLVEVTGGEPLAQKNVFAFITELCDRGYEVLIETGGYFSIEEVDKRATVILDIKCPASGEFGRNYWENLECLRPDFDEVKFVVASLEDWVFATVIIDKYDLQNRAKEILISPVHGAVDLPVLAEAISKGKYNVRLNLQLHKYIWGADARGV
- a CDS encoding GxxExxY protein, whose translation is MHENDIARIIVDCAFQIHTKLGPGLLESVYEKVLEHELTKRGLSVVTQQPWPVVWESVKLDIGFRADMIAGGKVVVEIKSVEAVAPVHPKQLRTYLRIMDLKLGLLINFNVPLIKDGITRVVNNL
- the queC gene encoding 7-cyano-7-deazaguanine synthase QueC, which codes for MNSIVLVSGGMDSCVTAAMAAREADELAFLHVSYGQRTEARERQAFSDIADHYGVAKRLDVSIEHLAKIGGSSLTDENIAVSAADLDNKEIPTSYVPFRNANMLSIAVSWAEVIGANAIYIGAVAEDSSGYPDCRPEFYASFQKVIETGTKPDTHIEIRTPIIHLTKAEIVLKGVELEAPLNLTWSCYRSNELACGTCDSCALRLRGFARAGEIDPIAYAG